GGGCTCTTGCGGTACACGCGAAAGCTATAGCCGATGTCCCGCAAGAACGTTTCCAGAAGCGAAGGTTCGCTGCTCCCCTGTTGCTCCAAGCCTGCTTTGTCTGTAGCCATAGCCGCGGGAGTATATCACGTCGAGAGTCGGCAAAATGCCGTCATGCAGGTAAGCACCAGTCTCGGCGATTTGTCCCACTCAAGCGCGGGTTCGTTGGACTCACCATTATTTCCGTTTGTGCCGGTGCGAGCTGCACGTCATCGATCGTGGTCGTGCCGACAAGCTGCTCGGTAGGATCAGCCTACTTAGACCGACCGAATGCTCGCTTCTCTGTGATTGCTAATTGTTTTCGAAAAGGCGGCGTCACGGTTAGGTCGGGCGTCCCCAGTGATCCGCATATTGCTGATGACGCGGGGTATAAAGGTACGAGCCTGTGACATGAAATTCAGCGGAGGATACAACTGCTTTACGATGCCTTCCAGTACAACGAACGCTAGAATTACACTGACGAATTTAGGGGAACCGCACAGTCCATGTCGCCGCTGTATCTGGAACAATTCGCAGGCGAATCGTGAAACTTCAAATTCTCCTGCACGCTGCGAGGCGTATCGCGATATCATCTCCCGCATATCAGCTTCGAAACGGGCGAGATCAAACGTGGGCGCTCGGGAAAGAGCGCTGTCGTAGATCACTTGAGCACACTGCTGACCTTGGTTAGTGACCATACCGAAGAAAAAGTGTGCAAATGATCTTAGATCCGAGCCCTCAAATTCAGTTACCATGCCAAAATCAACCAGGACGATCTCCCCGTTTGATCTGAAAAACAGGTTGCCGGGATGCAGATCAGTGTGGACAAAGCCATGTTCGAACGCCATAGTGTAAAGAACATTCACACACGATCGTGCTGCCTGATGCCTTTTCTCTTCTGACAGTCGGAGGTCACCTATTCTATTGAAATTGCACATGTACTCCATGATCAGAACCGACTCGGAAGACCATTCGTCGTAAACACGAGGAACGACGACGTCCGGCAGGTGCCCGAGAATGGAGCGAAAACGTCGCATGTTGGAGGCTTCCATTCGAAAGTCGAGCTGGTCCTGAAGAATCCGGCCAAACTCATTGATGATCAACAACAATGGTATTCCCCGTAAAGTGAAAGAATGCTGAAAGCAAGCGGCAAGCCAGCGAAGCAGGAGAAGGTCTGCTCGAATCAACGGGACTGCATTTGGTCGACGGATCTTTACGGCCACAACCTGCCCGTCTCTTAAGTGTGCTCTATGGACCTGTGAAATGCTGCCGCAGGCTATAGGAGACCACTCGAAATCACGAAAGATGCGACTAGGAGGAACTCCAAGACCAGCCGAGAGGAGGCCGGCGATCTGGCCTCTTGGAATCGGCCTTACATGTTCGCACAATCGACTTAAAGGCCCTGTCACGGCAGGCGAAAATACGTCCGGGCGAGAGCTTAGCACCTGCGCGAGTTTAACAAAGGTCGGACCGAGCCGCTCCAACAGCGATGCCAGCGACTTACCAAGTGCTATCGAAGCCTCTCCTTTGCGATACAGCTGCAGGTCGAACGGCAGGCAAACGAGTTCACGGCATCCGTGCAACGTCAGTTCTAAGCACCGCCAGATCACTCTGAGGATCATAAATCTTGAGCTGTGGTTGGACCGACCGGCCCGGGAGTTAGCGCACTCACCTGTGGAACACGTCTACGGGGCTCGATCCTCCGGAAGGGGTCGATGTCGTATTTTCCAGCGCTGGCTCGTCGAGCTTGGAATTGCCGCTGCTAACATGTGAAATCTTCGGGCGTTGCAGCGGTGAGCCCGGTCCCGTCAAGTTCTCCGCGACCCAATACTCTACCTTATGCTCTATTTGCGTATAAACGATCAGCCGCCCATTGTTCGAATACGAAGGCCATCGCGCCCAGGGTCCGGCTGCGCTCGAGACAGTAGGGTCGCCTCCCGCAAGGCTTTCCGCGATGTACTCTATCCCATCTTTAGCGTACATACTCGACACAATGTCACCTCGGCGATTTGCGCGCGGAAAATTCCGTTGCGTGTAATCCGGGCCAGCGAAAGTCGAGTACGTGCCGTTCTGTAGTGACAACTTGAAAAAGCCCCACGTCCAATTGCCTCCGCGCGTAGACATAAAAAGAATAGAGTTGCCGTCAGGGGACCACGAGGGCCCCTGGCTGAACCAGGAGTCGTTAGTCAAGTTGCGAATGCTTCCATCGTGCAGGTCTAAGACGTACAGATTGGCTGCGTACGGCTGCGTTGATGCATGAAACACTATTTTGGCGCCATCCGGCGACCAATCGATTGGATCGCGCACGTCTCGCCAACCATGCATCTGCTCCGTCCAATTCCTGAAGCCCGTTCCATCGGGGCGTATAGTGCAGATATCCCAACGTTCACCATTCCAGCAGGTGAACGCAATATCCTTTCCGCTTGGTGACCATCTCGGAAATGCTGCCGCTACTCCGAGCGGAATGGTTCGAACTGTCTTGTCTTCAAGAGACCTGATTCGGAGTACTTGCTTTGTTCCTTCAACGGCGCCATAGACGATATGAGTGCTCGAGGGATCAAAACTTGCCTGCCCAGGCGATTCATCACTGGCGACTACGGTTGTAACCGCACCCGTTTTGCGATCGAGAATCTTGACGGCCAATCCACGCTCCGACAAACGATGAAACAAAAGCCTGTCTCCCGCGTGGCTCCACGTCGGCCAACGGTCATCGTTGTCATAGTTCACTGGGTTTAACGGAACTGGGTCTCCAGCCGGGAAGGGCATGACCCAGATCCTCGAAGGGCCATCCAAGCTCCGCGAGAATGCTACCCATTGACCATCTGCTGAAACGGTCGGCTTATAATCCCAGACATCGCCGTGTGTCAGTTCGAGCGGTGCCGCTCTCCCAGAGATCGATTGCAATAAAAGGTGTCCCGTGCCCGAATCGTAGGAGTGACATACCAAGAGCACCCCTTGTGGATGAAATGAGCATGCGCCCGCCTTGCCAGGTTTTTCAGTGATTGGCTGGCTGCTCCCATCC
This is a stretch of genomic DNA from Terriglobia bacterium. It encodes these proteins:
- a CDS encoding phosphotransferase; the protein is MILRVIWRCLELTLHGCRELVCLPFDLQLYRKGEASIALGKSLASLLERLGPTFVKLAQVLSSRPDVFSPAVTGPLSRLCEHVRPIPRGQIAGLLSAGLGVPPSRIFRDFEWSPIACGSISQVHRAHLRDGQVVAVKIRRPNAVPLIRADLLLLRWLAACFQHSFTLRGIPLLLIINEFGRILQDQLDFRMEASNMRRFRSILGHLPDVVVPRVYDEWSSESVLIMEYMCNFNRIGDLRLSEEKRHQAARSCVNVLYTMAFEHGFVHTDLHPGNLFFRSNGEIVLVDFGMVTEFEGSDLRSFAHFFFGMVTNQGQQCAQVIYDSALSRAPTFDLARFEADMREMISRYASQRAGEFEVSRFACELFQIQRRHGLCGSPKFVSVILAFVVLEGIVKQLYPPLNFMSQARTFIPRVISNMRITGDARPNRDAAFSKTISNHREASIRSV
- a CDS encoding DPP IV N-terminal domain-containing protein, with the protein product MNTRTKLSLIVFATTLVILWMSVPRLQGQASYALRMIVSDASGGGDATIAPDGRSFVTSLFRNGNWQLWIYEIEAGRWRQLTSDSSDNFEGDWSPDGKRIVFTSTRTGNNNVFLISLDSGEIKQITHSSDEAEYPKFSPDGHHIVYTEGKWNERRFYIANLEDGSSQPITEKPGKAGACSFHPQGVLLVCHSYDSGTGHLLLQSISGRAAPLELTHGDVWDYKPTVSADGQWVAFSRSLDGPSRIWVMPFPAGDPVPLNPVNYDNDDRWPTWSHAGDRLLFHRLSERGLAVKILDRKTGAVTTVVASDESPGQASFDPSSTHIVYGAVEGTKQVLRIRSLEDKTVRTIPLGVAAAFPRWSPSGKDIAFTCWNGERWDICTIRPDGTGFRNWTEQMHGWRDVRDPIDWSPDGAKIVFHASTQPYAANLYVLDLHDGSIRNLTNDSWFSQGPSWSPDGNSILFMSTRGGNWTWGFFKLSLQNGTYSTFAGPDYTQRNFPRANRRGDIVSSMYAKDGIEYIAESLAGGDPTVSSAAGPWARWPSYSNNGRLIVYTQIEHKVEYWVAENLTGPGSPLQRPKISHVSSGNSKLDEPALENTTSTPSGGSSPVDVFHR